The nucleotide window TGCCTTCATTCCTATGGAATGCTGGTAGCGAAGGGGTTCTGAAGAAGCGGTTTGAGGAACTGGACGGATATGTCAGAGCACGATTACGAAGTTTTCGGGTGAAGAAACGCACCTGGAAGGTCATTCTGTACACGCTCCAGAAACCCAAATTGAGAGAATGGGTCTTGTTTCACTTAGTTCATTACTTAAATAGTCCATCTCCTGCAATGGGATTGTCCAAACGAAAGCCGCTTACGAGAAATCTGTACGAGCTGTTTGATGAAGAGGGGGAGGCCGTAAGGCCTCTTCTTTACTCTAGGCCAACGTTTGACTTTTATCAAGCACAGTAATCCTCCTTGTAAGACTGCGGTGCACTCTCTGTATGTACACATCAACAACTGAAAAGCTGGCAGATACCGCCCACTCCTCAATAGGACGTTCAGAGACCACCACTGCCCGACCGCCGGGACGCAAGACCCTGAATATCTCACAAAGAGAACGTTTCATAAGAATGTCCAGGGACCTGGCCTGAATAAGTGCGGACCTGCCATAAGGCGGGTCGGTCACCACACAGTCGATACAGCTATCCTTCAGTGCCATATTACCTGCATCCTGGAACATGAGAGAATGATCAGGCACATAGAAATCAAGATTCATCCTGGCACCCAGCAGTATCTTCCTCTGTACATCACAACCCAGCGTAACCGAACCCATAAGCCCTGCCTCCACAAGTATTCCACCAGTGCCGCAGTACGGGTCAAGTATCATACTGCCCGGTCCACATCGAGCGATATTTACCAGTGAGCGTGCCAGCCTGGGCATGAGGACGCCAGGGTAGAAGAACGGTTTGTTCTGTGGCTTACGGTCTTCAAATGAACCACGGTCAACAGATGCCAGCACACGACCGAATATGCATTTTCCATCAGTCAGTACTGCCCGATACAGGATGTCGGGATTTATGAGGTCTGCATGATATCCTTTATTGTAGAGCACCCCGCCGATCTTTCGTTCAATATCCTCAGAAGAGATGTGACTTTTACGCTTTATCTTCTTAGCCCTGATTTTGTAAGTAAGGGACGCAGGCTCATCAAAATCCACATTCTCAACCATGTTCATAATATCAGGTAAGGTTGAATCAGAGATGCCCACCACATTGATAATATGCCAGGTCAGGGCCAGTCGTTTGCTAAGTTTGCCCACTTGATCCATTTTTGCGTTTGCATTTAAATTTGCACTCGTATTTACATTTGGGATATCAACAATAAGCATCTGGTCAAATCGATATTTAACATAAAATTCAATATCTTCGGATTCCAGGGCTCCGATAACTTCAGCCACTGGTATATCGGGATGCTCGCCTGAGAGTTCAAAAGCAATCAGGGTCATAAATCAATCACATGTTTCAGGTGGCTGCATATTGTCTTTAAGTTCTTTAAATACCTCTGCCATTGCGCCATAATGCATGAACTGTTCATGAAGCCTCTCTGCAGAACCCTTTTTTGCATAGGAATCATCTTCCCAGGGAATGTCTAGGTCATAGTTCACATTTTTTAATAATAAGCCACAAGCCGGTGCAGGTTCCAGTCCCTCTTCAAACTCATCCGGATGGAGCATGCGTTTAAGCCATTCAACTTCACGAGTCTGGTTCCCCACCATACGAAGAGCTGTAACGATCTTGCGCACCATATGCCATACAAAACTATCAGCCTTGATATCAAGATTGATTAATCTACCTTCCACCCTTATATCGATTCGTTCAACTGTTCGCACAGTGGACTTATCCATATCCGGTGTAGCAAAATTAGCAAAATCGTGGGTACCTCTTAAGAGCTTTGATGCTTTGCGCAAAAGTGAGATATTTAAACATTCACCACAAACGAAATATTTATATTCCCGACTTACAGCATGTCGCCTTGGGTCAAAATCATCAGGTACTTCAGCCCTTGACCACACCCAGATAGACGGCGGCAGTTTGCTGTTAATCACCCTTGGTATTGCCAGTTTCGGGTTATCCGTATTAAAAGCGATCACCTGTCCAAGGGCATTGACTCCGGCATCGGTCCGACCGGAACCGATATATCTGGCACTTTTAGGGTCAGTAATGATTTTAAGTTCTTCAAGAGTTCTGAAGAGTTCTTTTTCAATTGTTGGCACATTAGGCTGAATCTGGAATCCATGATACTCAGTCCCTATATATGCAATCTTTAATGCTATCCTCATAAGTTCGATCGTATGGAAATATGTGCGGCTAAATAATAAAAGTAACCCAATGGTACGATCAAAGTGATCATTTCCTATTGACTTCCTTTTTTTGCCTGTAATAATCTACGATCATTACCAATGCGATCATGAACAGGCACCCCATAAGGAACCACAAACCCAGGTGGGATGTGAAATCCAGATCAAGGGTTGATCTACCTTTTTCCAGGGTGGCTGGTTCAACATATAGGGTAGGTATGTGTGATGGCATATCAGTGACCATTTCAGCCGCTTCAGGGATGTTCGAAACATCCGGTGCAGTTGCATTTGAAAAAGACTTCTGTGCTGAATCATTCACTACACCCATGATCGGATCCTTTGCACCTCCTGAAACGTTGTCTACAAAATCCATTGAAGAATCCATTGAAGACCCTTCTTCAATAATTCTTTGGGCATTGCCTTCTGGCATCATGCTTTTAGATAAAGTAAATTTACTTGTTAGCAGTTCAATAAAACCTGATGCAAAGACAGCAGTCAGAATGACACCAAGGTATTTTTTCAGTATTTCGGTAATAGAAGCACTACCAAGCTTTTCAGGTACCACAACTATAAGTTTACGTACAGGTGCATAGACCTTGACCTGCCTTCCTTTCTCGCTGTACTTTATTCGCTCGATCTTTGCCAGTCCCACATCCACAAGGTTTTCAAGATTATATTTTATCGTGGTCAGGGGAACATCCAGATGTTTGGCGATATCGGATGCACTCATGGAGTGCTCGGCAAGCAGTTCCATTATGTGCCTGGCCGTGTCATTGGTGATGACCTGGGTTATCTTTTTTGATTCATCACCAAGAGGAAGCACCAGAAGTTTTTCACTGTTATTATTTATTTCATTATCAGCCCTGTTGTGGCTGTTAACTCCAGTGTCTTCTGGTACATCTTCCATACTTTAACTTATGTAGATAATATTGATATACATACCGATAACTGCGAACTGACCTGCACTTATTTGTCATCTGGTAATGTCTGCATCCTGCTGAAATGCCGGCTGAACTGGCTGCGGCGGTTGATATGCTGGTGTTTGGCAGCACGTTTTACAATACCGGTCCAAAACTCATCTTCCATTGTGTATCACCTCAGGTATATGGATGTACTACAGCAGTGATAAACCACATCCAAGAGCACAGCGAAAGTAATCTTTGGAGAATAGAATGATAGTAGAACAGGTAGGGAATCAAGACGCTTCAAAAACCCTTTTATAATATGAAACGATTCTATAAGTGAGGTTTTTTATATGGAAGAACTTAAATTGAGGGATCGGGTTCTATATTACTGAATCGATACGTGACAAGCGCGTAACTATTTTCGACACCACACTGCGTGATGGTGAACAAACCCCTGGCGTATCTCTAACATTTGAACAGAAAAAGGAAATTGCTTCCCAACTTGACAAGCTTGGCATTGATATACTTGAAGCCGGGTTTCCCATGTCATCGGAAGGGGAGAAGCAGAATGTAAGCGAAATCGCTAAAATGGGTCTTGAACTGGATGTATGCGGACTCTCAAGGTCAGTATTCTCCGATCTGGACGCATGCCTGGAATGTGAAGTGGATATGGTGCATACCTTCATTCCCACGTCTGATGTGCAGCGCATCCATACTATCAATAAGAGCAGGGAAGAAGTACTGGACATGGCCATCAGGGCTGTGGAGCATATCAAGGACCACGGCGCAAAATGCATGTTCAGCCCAATGGACGCCACCAGGACGGATTTTGATTACCTGTTACAGATCAGTAAGGCGGTCCAGGAAGCAGGATGCGATGTTATTAATATTCCAGATACAGTTGGCGTTTTCGTTCCATCTGCCATGAAGGCTTTGATAGCAGATATCAAAAATGATATCACCATCCCCATTGATGTTCACTGCCATAACGACTTCGGGCTTGCAGTGGCTAACAGCTTGGCAGCAGTAGAGGGAGGTGGCAGGCAGGTACAGGTCACCATAAACGGCCTGGGTGAGCGGGCCGGCAATGCCGACCTTGCCGAGACCGTAATGAGCCTGCACAGTATCTACAGGGCGAAGACCAATATCAAAACCGAGTACATTGTAGAAACTGCACGTATGGTGGAGCGGTATACTGGCGTAAGGATACCTCCGACAATGCCTATTGTTGGTGATAATGCATTCGCACACGAGAGCGGGATACATACTCATGGCGTGCTTACCAGGACAGATACATTCGAGCCCGGCATTATGACACCTGAAATGGTTGGTCATAAGCGGCGGATCGTGATGGGCAAGCATGCAGGCAGGCATGCGGTCGTAAAGACACTGAAGGATGCAGGTCTTGAACCTGACAATGACCAGTTGAACGAGATCATGTCCAGGATGAAGGACATTAGTAACAAGGGCAAATCCATCACAGATGCAGACCTGTTCGCCATTGCCGAAGCTATTATGGGTAAAGTGAAGAAATCCGAACGTCCCATTGACCTGATCGAAGTTTCTGTAATGACAGGGAATATCATCACTCCAACGGCTTCTGTAAAGGCCATGGTGTGGGGTGAAGAAAAGGTAGGAGCCAGTATTGGTGTTGGCCCGGTGGATGCGGCACTGAACGCTGTCCAGAGTATCATTAATGGCCAGAGGACAATGAAATTGAGGGATTTCAAGATTGAGGCCATTTCAGGTGGTTCGGATGCACTTGCCGAAGTTATCATTGGTGTGGAAGATGACAAGGGCCGGATTATGACTGCCAGGGCTGCCAATGAAGATATTGTGATGGCATCGGTTGAGGCTCTTGTGACAGCTATGAACCGTATCCTCATGATAAAGTAGGGAATATGAACAGACCGGCTGCATACATTCTAGACCTTGACGGTGTGGTCTACCACGGGAGAACGGTCATACCGGGTGCCTGTGAATCCATTAACAGATTGAGGAGTTCAGGCAGCCGGGTGGTATTCCTTACCAATAATGCCACCCGCACCAGGGAGGCTATTGCCAGACGGCTTGTGGATATGGGTATCCC belongs to ANME-2 cluster archaeon and includes:
- a CDS encoding RNA methyltransferase — translated: MTLIAFELSGEHPDIPVAEVIGALESEDIEFYVKYRFDQMLIVDIPNVNTSANLNANAKMDQVGKLSKRLALTWHIINVVGISDSTLPDIMNMVENVDFDEPASLTYKIRAKKIKRKSHISSEDIERKIGGVLYNKGYHADLINPDILYRAVLTDGKCIFGRVLASVDRGSFEDRKPQNKPFFYPGVLMPRLARSLVNIARCGPGSMILDPYCGTGGILVEAGLMGSVTLGCDVQRKILLGARMNLDFYVPDHSLMFQDAGNMALKDSCIDCVVTDPPYGRSALIQARSLDILMKRSLCEIFRVLRPGGRAVVVSERPIEEWAVSASFSVVDVYIQRVHRSLTRRITVLDKSQTLA
- the truA gene encoding tRNA pseudouridine(38-40) synthase TruA, with protein sequence MRIALKIAYIGTEYHGFQIQPNVPTIEKELFRTLEELKIITDPKSARYIGSGRTDAGVNALGQVIAFNTDNPKLAIPRVINSKLPPSIWVWSRAEVPDDFDPRRHAVSREYKYFVCGECLNISLLRKASKLLRGTHDFANFATPDMDKSTVRTVERIDIRVEGRLINLDIKADSFVWHMVRKIVTALRMVGNQTREVEWLKRMLHPDEFEEGLEPAPACGLLLKNVNYDLDIPWEDDSYAKKGSAERLHEQFMHYGAMAEVFKELKDNMQPPETCD
- a CDS encoding winged helix-turn-helix transcriptional regulator encodes the protein MEDVPEDTGVNSHNRADNEINNNSEKLLVLPLGDESKKITQVITNDTARHIMELLAEHSMSASDIAKHLDVPLTTIKYNLENLVDVGLAKIERIKYSEKGRQVKVYAPVRKLIVVVPEKLGSASITEILKKYLGVILTAVFASGFIELLTSKFTLSKSMMPEGNAQRIIEEGSSMDSSMDFVDNVSGGAKDPIMGVVNDSAQKSFSNATAPDVSNIPEAAEMVTDMPSHIPTLYVEPATLEKGRSTLDLDFTSHLGLWFLMGCLFMIALVMIVDYYRQKKEVNRK
- a CDS encoding 2-isopropylmalate synthase, with amino-acid sequence MRDKRVTIFDTTLRDGEQTPGVSLTFEQKKEIASQLDKLGIDILEAGFPMSSEGEKQNVSEIAKMGLELDVCGLSRSVFSDLDACLECEVDMVHTFIPTSDVQRIHTINKSREEVLDMAIRAVEHIKDHGAKCMFSPMDATRTDFDYLLQISKAVQEAGCDVINIPDTVGVFVPSAMKALIADIKNDITIPIDVHCHNDFGLAVANSLAAVEGGGRQVQVTINGLGERAGNADLAETVMSLHSIYRAKTNIKTEYIVETARMVERYTGVRIPPTMPIVGDNAFAHESGIHTHGVLTRTDTFEPGIMTPEMVGHKRRIVMGKHAGRHAVVKTLKDAGLEPDNDQLNEIMSRMKDISNKGKSITDADLFAIAEAIMGKVKKSERPIDLIEVSVMTGNIITPTASVKAMVWGEEKVGASIGVGPVDAALNAVQSIINGQRTMKLRDFKIEAISGGSDALAEVIIGVEDDKGRIMTARAANEDIVMASVEALVTAMNRILMIK